Proteins from one Gibbsiella quercinecans genomic window:
- the alaC gene encoding alanine transaminase produces the protein MADNHSPRRFTRIERLPPYVFNITAELKMAARRRGEDIIDFSMGNPDGPTPPHIVEKLCTVAQRDDTHGYSTSRGIPRLRRAISRWYQDRYQVEIDPESEAIVTIGSKEGLAHLMLATLDHGDTVLVPNPSYPIHIYGAVIAGAQVRSVPLVEGGDFFGELERAIRETIPRPKMMILGFPSNPTAQCVELDFFERVVALAKQYNVLVIHDLAYADIVYDGWKAPSIMQVPGAKDIAVEFFTLSKSYNMAGWRIGFMVGNQELVSALTRIKSYHDYGTFTPLQVAAIAALEGDQQCVLDIAEQYRQRRNVLVKGLHEAGWMVENPKASMYVWAKIPEPYAHMGSLEFAKRLLAEAKVCVSPGIGFGDYGDDHVRFALIENQDRIRQAVRGIKAMFRADGLLKPGAKHSTAAAEK, from the coding sequence ATGGCTGATAATCACAGTCCGCGTCGTTTTACGCGCATCGAACGTCTCCCCCCTTACGTATTCAACATCACCGCCGAACTGAAGATGGCTGCGCGCCGGCGTGGTGAAGACATCATCGACTTCAGCATGGGTAACCCCGACGGCCCAACGCCGCCGCATATTGTGGAAAAACTCTGCACCGTGGCCCAGCGCGACGACACCCACGGCTACTCGACCTCACGCGGCATCCCGCGCCTGCGCCGCGCAATTTCGCGCTGGTATCAGGATCGCTATCAGGTCGAGATCGATCCGGAAAGCGAAGCCATTGTCACTATCGGCTCAAAAGAAGGGCTGGCGCACCTGATGCTGGCAACGCTCGATCATGGCGATACCGTGCTGGTGCCAAACCCGAGCTACCCGATCCATATTTACGGCGCCGTGATCGCCGGCGCCCAGGTGCGCTCGGTGCCGCTGGTGGAAGGCGGCGATTTCTTTGGTGAGCTGGAGCGCGCCATCCGCGAGACGATCCCGCGCCCAAAAATGATGATCCTCGGCTTCCCGTCCAACCCAACGGCGCAGTGCGTCGAGCTTGATTTCTTTGAGCGCGTGGTGGCGTTGGCGAAGCAATATAACGTGCTGGTGATCCACGATCTGGCCTATGCCGATATCGTTTACGACGGCTGGAAAGCCCCGTCGATCATGCAGGTGCCCGGCGCCAAAGACATCGCGGTGGAATTCTTCACGCTGTCGAAAAGCTACAATATGGCGGGTTGGCGCATCGGCTTTATGGTGGGCAATCAGGAATTGGTCAGCGCGTTGACGCGCATCAAAAGTTACCACGACTACGGCACGTTCACCCCGCTGCAGGTGGCGGCCATCGCCGCCCTGGAAGGGGACCAGCAGTGCGTGCTGGATATTGCCGAGCAGTATCGCCAGCGGCGCAACGTGTTGGTGAAAGGGTTGCATGAAGCCGGTTGGATGGTGGAAAACCCGAAAGCCTCGATGTATGTGTGGGCGAAAATCCCGGAACCTTACGCGCACATGGGCTCGCTGGAGTTCGCCAAACGCCTGCTGGCGGAGGCGAAAGTCTGCGTGTCGCCGGGCATCGGCTTTGGCGATTACGGCGACGATCACGTGCGCTTTGCGCTGATCGAAAACCAGGATCGCATTCGCCAGGCGGTGCGCGGGATTAAAGCGATGTTCCGCGCAGACGGGCTGCTCAAGCCAGGGGCGAAACACAGCACGGCCGCCGCCGAGAAATAA
- the ypdK gene encoding membrane protein YpdK, producing the protein MKYFLLGVSFMLVAWVGTFMFMVS; encoded by the coding sequence GTGAAATATTTTTTGCTGGGCGTGTCGTTTATGCTGGTTGCATGGGTTGGCACCTTCATGTTTATGGTCTCCTGA
- the fdnI gene encoding formate dehydrogenase-N subunit gamma yields MSKSKMIVRTRFIDRACHWTVVICFFLVALSGIALFFPTLQWLTETFGTPQMGRILHPFFGVVIFLALVFMFFRFVKHNIPEKEDLPWIKGIVEVLKGNEHKVADVGKYNAGQKMMFWSIMSMIFVLLVTGVIIWRPYFAPFFPIVWIRIALLIHATAGIVLIHAILIHMYMAFWVKGSIKGMIEGKVSRRWAKKHHPRWYRQIEAKETQEEKGGV; encoded by the coding sequence ATGAGTAAAAGCAAGATGATTGTTCGCACCCGGTTCATCGATCGCGCCTGTCATTGGACGGTGGTGATCTGCTTCTTCCTGGTGGCGCTCTCGGGGATTGCGTTGTTCTTCCCCACGTTGCAGTGGCTGACGGAAACCTTCGGCACGCCGCAGATGGGGCGCATTCTGCACCCGTTTTTCGGCGTGGTGATTTTCCTGGCGCTGGTGTTTATGTTTTTCCGCTTTGTAAAACATAACATCCCGGAAAAGGAAGATCTGCCGTGGATCAAAGGCATCGTCGAGGTGTTGAAAGGCAATGAGCACAAGGTGGCGGACGTCGGCAAATACAATGCCGGGCAGAAGATGATGTTCTGGAGCATCATGAGCATGATTTTTGTGCTGCTGGTCACCGGGGTGATTATCTGGCGGCCGTATTTTGCGCCGTTCTTCCCGATTGTGTGGATCCGCATTGCGCTGTTGATCCACGCCACGGCGGGCATCGTGCTGATCCATGCCATTTTGATTCATATGTACATGGCCTTTTGGGTGAAAGGTTCGATAAAAGGCATGATTGAAGGCAAGGTCAGCCGCCGCTGGGCGAAGAAGCACCATCCGCGCTGGTATCGCCAGATCGAAGCCAAAGAAACACAGGAAGAAAAGGGCGGAGTGTAA
- the fdxH gene encoding formate dehydrogenase subunit beta, with translation MSMQSQDIIKRSATNAMTPPPQARSHKEEVAKLIDVSICIGCKACQVACSEWNDIRDEVGHCTGVYDNPADLSAKSWTLMRFSETEQNGKLEWLIRKDGCMHCAEPGCLKACPSAGAIIQYANGIVDFQSEHCIGCGYCIAGCPFNIPRLNPDDHRVYKCTLCVDRVTVGQEPACVKTCPTGAIHFGSKQDMLDLGAERVAHLQKRGYAQAGVYNPQGVGGTHVMYVLHHADRPELYHNLPKEPQIAMPVNLWKGVLKPLAAAGFIATFASLIFHYIGIGPNNETEDDDEENGHE, from the coding sequence ATGTCCATGCAATCCCAAGACATTATCAAACGTTCGGCCACCAATGCGATGACGCCGCCGCCGCAGGCCCGTTCCCATAAGGAAGAAGTCGCCAAGCTGATTGACGTTTCTATCTGCATTGGCTGCAAGGCTTGCCAGGTGGCCTGTTCGGAATGGAACGACATTCGTGACGAGGTGGGGCACTGCACCGGCGTTTACGATAACCCAGCCGATCTGAGCGCCAAATCCTGGACGCTGATGCGCTTTAGCGAAACCGAGCAGAACGGCAAGCTGGAGTGGCTGATCCGCAAAGACGGCTGCATGCACTGCGCCGAGCCGGGCTGCCTGAAGGCTTGCCCTTCAGCCGGGGCGATTATTCAGTATGCCAACGGCATTGTGGATTTTCAGTCTGAGCACTGTATCGGCTGTGGCTACTGTATCGCCGGTTGCCCGTTCAACATCCCGCGCCTGAACCCGGACGATCACCGGGTATATAAATGCACCTTGTGCGTCGACCGCGTTACCGTGGGGCAGGAGCCGGCGTGTGTGAAGACCTGCCCAACCGGCGCCATCCACTTTGGCAGCAAACAAGACATGCTGGATCTGGGGGCGGAACGCGTTGCGCATCTGCAAAAGCGCGGCTATGCACAGGCCGGCGTTTACAACCCGCAGGGCGTGGGCGGCACCCATGTGATGTACGTGTTGCACCATGCCGATCGGCCGGAGCTTTATCACAACCTGCCCAAAGAGCCGCAGATCGCTATGCCGGTCAACCTGTGGAAAGGCGTGTTGAAACCCCTGGCGGCCGCAGGCTTTATCGCCACCTTCGCCAGCCTGATTTTCCACTACATCGGCATTGGGCCAAACAATGAGACCGAGGATGACGATGAGGAGAATGGTCATGAGTAA
- a CDS encoding MurR/RpiR family transcriptional regulator: protein MPNNQTQLSLLQEDIRSRYDTLSKRLKQVARYILDNSNSVAFDTVASIAQHADVPPSTLIRFANAFGFSGFNEMKQVFRQHLMEETVSYTERARLFRQTSAQEGNAAPEKPAEILNVFSMVNTQALQQLPAQIKPEMLDQAVALLSQAENIYVIGLRRSFSVASYLTYALRHLERRAFLIDGLGGMFSEQLSMVSPNDVVIAISYSPYAQEAIELVALGAKRGARQIAITDSQVSPLAAFSDVCFVVREAQVDGFRSQVASMCLAQTLAVSLALTNVG from the coding sequence ATGCCGAATAACCAAACGCAACTGTCTTTACTTCAGGAAGATATCCGTAGCCGTTACGATACGCTGAGCAAACGTCTTAAACAGGTCGCGCGCTATATATTAGACAACAGCAACAGCGTGGCTTTTGATACGGTGGCATCCATTGCCCAGCATGCCGACGTTCCTCCGTCGACGCTGATTCGCTTTGCCAATGCTTTTGGCTTCAGCGGTTTCAACGAGATGAAGCAGGTTTTCCGCCAGCACCTGATGGAAGAGACGGTCAGCTATACGGAGCGCGCCCGCCTGTTCCGCCAGACTTCCGCACAGGAAGGGAACGCCGCGCCGGAAAAACCGGCGGAGATCCTGAACGTTTTTTCCATGGTGAACACCCAGGCGCTGCAACAGCTTCCAGCCCAAATCAAGCCGGAAATGCTCGATCAGGCGGTCGCGTTGCTTTCGCAGGCGGAAAATATTTATGTTATTGGCCTGCGCCGTTCATTCAGCGTCGCCAGCTATTTGACCTATGCCCTGCGGCACCTGGAACGCCGGGCGTTCCTGATCGATGGTCTTGGCGGCATGTTCTCTGAGCAATTGAGTATGGTCAGCCCTAATGATGTGGTGATCGCCATCAGTTATTCGCCTTATGCCCAGGAAGCCATCGAACTGGTGGCGCTGGGGGCGAAGCGCGGCGCGCGCCAGATAGCGATTACCGACAGCCAGGTTAGCCCGCTGGCCGCTTTCAGCGACGTGTGTTTTGTGGTGCGCGAGGCGCAGGTGGATGGCTTCCGCTCCCAGGTCGCTTCCATGTGCCTGGCGCAAACGCTGGCGGTTTCCCTGGCGTTGACCAACGTTGGCTAA
- the fdnG gene encoding formate dehydrogenase-N subunit alpha: MRVSRRQFFRICAGGMAGTTVAALGFTPSIALAETRQYKLLRSKETRNNCTYCSVGCGVILYSMGDGAKNVRESIFHVEGDPDHPVSRGSLCPKGAGVLDYIHSENRLRYPQYRAPGTDRWQRISWEEAIERIARLMKDDRDANFVEKNAQNVTVNRWTTTGMLCSSAASNETGLLDQKFTRALGMVAIDCQARLCHGPTVSALAPTFGRGAMTNNWVDIKNANLVLIMGGNAAEAHPVGFKWVIEAKTQNDATVVVVDPRFNRSAAVADLYSPIRAGSDAAFLLGVIHYLIENNKIQSEYVKNYTNASFLVREDYTFHDGLFSGYDAEKRQYDKHTWFYQLDEQGYARRDSTLTDPRCVWNLLKQHVSRYTPELVNRLCGTPQDDFLKICALLAETSAPDRTATILYALGWTHHSGGAQIIRCAAMVQLLLGNIGMPGGGVNALRGHSNIQGYTDLGLLSTNLPGYMPLPSEKQADYQSYITQITPASLGQNEVNFWHNTPNFFVSMMKSFWGDKASAQNQWGYDWLPKWDRLYDVLTQAELMAQGKMNGYIVQGFNPLAAFPDKNKSARALAKLKYMVVIDPLVTESSNFWQNHGEMNDINPADIQTEVFRLPSSCFAEEDGSIANSGRWLQWHWAAAEPPGEALHDGKIIGRLFTRLRDMYRREGGANPEPVLNMAWDYHDPADPTPEEIAREANGKALADITDAAGNVVVKKGQQISAFSQLKADGSTSSFCWIYAGSWTEKGNQMDNRDNSDPSGLGCTPGWAWSWPANRRILYNRASVDPQGKPWDAKREIIRWDGAKWVGFDVADYSQAAPGSGVGPFIMNQEGVGRLFSLDKMNDGPFPEHYEPVETPIGTNPLHPAVVSNPAARIFADDLQNMGRAEEFPYVATTYSITELFRHWTKHARLNAIVQPEQFIEIGEALASRKGIAQGDEVRISSKRGFIKAKAVVTKRIRPLLINGSEVETIGIPCHWGFEGETRKGFLANTLTPSVGDANSQTPEYKAFLVNVEKV, translated from the coding sequence ATGCGGGTAAGCAGAAGGCAGTTTTTTAGGATTTGTGCCGGCGGGATGGCGGGTACAACCGTCGCCGCCCTTGGATTCACCCCCTCAATCGCGTTAGCCGAAACGCGCCAATATAAACTCTTGCGTTCAAAAGAAACCCGAAACAACTGCACCTATTGTTCAGTGGGCTGCGGGGTGATCCTCTATAGCATGGGGGATGGGGCCAAGAACGTGCGCGAGAGCATCTTCCACGTGGAGGGCGATCCGGATCACCCAGTGAGCCGCGGCTCACTGTGCCCGAAAGGGGCTGGGGTGCTGGATTATATTCACAGTGAAAACCGGCTGCGCTATCCGCAGTACCGCGCGCCCGGCACCGATCGCTGGCAACGCATCAGTTGGGAGGAGGCGATTGAACGCATCGCCCGCCTGATGAAAGACGATCGCGACGCCAACTTTGTTGAAAAGAATGCGCAGAACGTTACCGTCAACCGCTGGACGACCACCGGCATGTTGTGCTCTTCGGCCGCCAGTAATGAAACCGGGCTGCTGGATCAAAAATTCACCCGCGCGCTCGGCATGGTGGCGATCGATTGCCAGGCCCGTTTGTGCCATGGCCCGACGGTTTCAGCCCTGGCGCCCACCTTTGGCCGCGGTGCGATGACCAACAACTGGGTCGATATTAAAAATGCCAACTTGGTGTTGATCATGGGCGGCAACGCGGCGGAAGCGCACCCGGTGGGATTTAAATGGGTGATAGAAGCGAAAACGCAAAATGACGCCACCGTGGTAGTGGTGGATCCGCGCTTTAACCGCAGCGCCGCCGTGGCGGATCTCTATTCGCCGATCCGTGCCGGCTCCGACGCCGCTTTCCTGCTGGGCGTGATTCACTATCTGATTGAAAATAATAAAATTCAATCGGAGTACGTGAAGAATTACACCAATGCCAGTTTCCTGGTGCGGGAGGATTATACCTTCCACGATGGGCTGTTCAGCGGTTACGACGCAGAAAAACGGCAATATGACAAACACACCTGGTTCTATCAGCTTGATGAACAAGGCTATGCGCGGCGTGATAGCACGCTGACCGATCCACGCTGCGTGTGGAACCTGTTGAAACAGCATGTCAGCCGTTACACGCCCGAGCTGGTCAACCGTCTGTGCGGCACACCGCAAGACGACTTCCTGAAAATCTGCGCGTTATTGGCCGAAACCAGCGCCCCCGACCGTACTGCAACCATTCTGTATGCCTTGGGGTGGACGCACCATTCCGGCGGCGCACAGATTATCCGCTGTGCGGCGATGGTGCAGCTGTTGTTGGGCAATATCGGCATGCCCGGCGGTGGGGTCAATGCGCTGCGTGGCCACTCGAACATTCAGGGCTATACCGATCTGGGCTTGCTCTCCACCAACCTTCCCGGCTATATGCCGTTGCCTTCTGAAAAGCAGGCCGATTACCAGAGCTATATCACGCAAATCACGCCGGCCAGCCTGGGGCAGAACGAAGTCAACTTCTGGCACAACACGCCCAACTTTTTCGTCAGCATGATGAAAAGCTTTTGGGGTGATAAGGCCAGCGCGCAAAACCAGTGGGGCTATGACTGGCTGCCGAAGTGGGATCGCCTGTATGACGTATTAACGCAGGCGGAGCTGATGGCCCAGGGCAAAATGAACGGCTATATCGTTCAGGGTTTTAACCCGTTAGCGGCGTTCCCGGATAAGAATAAATCGGCGCGGGCGCTGGCGAAGCTGAAATACATGGTGGTGATCGATCCGCTGGTGACGGAATCTTCCAATTTCTGGCAGAACCACGGTGAGATGAATGACATTAATCCGGCGGACATCCAGACCGAAGTGTTCCGCTTGCCGTCCTCTTGCTTTGCTGAAGAAGACGGCTCGATCGCCAACTCCGGCCGTTGGCTGCAGTGGCACTGGGCGGCGGCGGAGCCGCCGGGTGAGGCGTTGCACGACGGCAAGATTATCGGCCGCCTGTTTACCCGGCTGCGCGACATGTATCGCCGGGAAGGTGGCGCCAACCCAGAACCGGTGCTGAATATGGCCTGGGATTACCATGATCCGGCCGATCCTACCCCGGAAGAGATCGCCCGCGAAGCCAACGGCAAAGCCCTGGCGGATATTACCGACGCCGCTGGCAATGTGGTGGTGAAAAAGGGGCAGCAGATCAGCGCGTTTTCCCAGTTGAAAGCGGACGGCTCAACCAGCAGCTTCTGCTGGATTTATGCCGGGAGCTGGACGGAGAAAGGCAACCAGATGGATAACCGCGACAACAGCGATCCTTCCGGGCTGGGCTGCACGCCCGGCTGGGCCTGGTCATGGCCGGCCAACCGCCGCATCCTGTATAACCGGGCATCGGTGGATCCGCAGGGCAAACCCTGGGATGCCAAACGCGAAATCATCCGCTGGGACGGCGCCAAATGGGTGGGGTTTGACGTGGCGGATTACAGCCAGGCCGCGCCAGGCAGCGGCGTCGGGCCGTTTATTATGAACCAGGAAGGCGTCGGCCGTTTATTCTCGCTGGATAAAATGAACGACGGCCCGTTCCCGGAACACTATGAACCGGTTGAAACGCCGATTGGCACCAACCCGCTGCACCCGGCTGTGGTTTCCAACCCAGCCGCGCGTATTTTTGCTGACGATTTGCAAAATATGGGGCGTGCGGAGGAGTTCCCCTATGTCGCCACGACGTATTCGATCACCGAGCTGTTCCGCCATTGGACCAAACATGCGCGGCTAAACGCCATTGTTCAGCCGGAGCAGTTTATCGAGATCGGCGAAGCGCTGGCTAGCCGCAAAGGCATCGCCCAGGGCGACGAAGTTCGCATCTCGTCTAAACGCGGTTTTATCAAGGCGAAAGCGGTGGTAACCAAGCGTATTCGGCCACTGCTGATTAACGGCAGTGAGGTGGAAACGATCGGTATTCCTTGCCACTGGGGCTTTGAAGGCGAAACCCGCAAGGGGTTCCTGGCCAATACCCTGACGCCGTCGGTTGGCGATGCCAACTCGCAGACGCCGGAGTATAAGGCCTTCTTAGTGAACGTGGAAAAGGTGTAA
- a CDS encoding sugar porter family MFS transporter, translating into MSNDIRYNSMYVYILCCVAALGGLMFGYSTGVITGVVVPIQKFYSLNPTETGWAVSSVIVGCIFGALAGGKIADRWGRKTALLIMAAIFIVSALGSGLAESFTAFSVSRILCGFAVGMAGTASPMYMSELSPAAIRGKALGIYNISIVLGQVIVFIVNFMIGKAMTETLLVEHGWRTMLLTQLVPSIAMLVITLFLPESPAWCARNNKGEKRSLQVLARVYPGYSASEVRGVFDTMRSQKTEPGEAKNLSLRASPVLKYILIVGCCIAVLQQFTGVNVMNYYAPLVLQSSGSGPNTVMFQTIFIAVCNGVGSVIGMILFDRHGRLPIMKIGTIGSIIGLLIASYGLYNHDTGYITIFGMLFFMLLFAASWSVGCWVLISEIFPERIKGIGMGLAVSLMWIANFLISQFFPVINENAFLQAQFGGAFSMWIFVVFNLVCYIFIARYVPETKGVSLEDIEHIATLKLQQLRGKHATTAELK; encoded by the coding sequence ATGTCGAACGACATCAGATATAACTCTATGTACGTCTACATACTGTGCTGTGTAGCCGCACTGGGGGGCCTTATGTTCGGTTATTCAACCGGGGTAATTACCGGGGTGGTGGTACCGATACAGAAATTTTATAGCCTCAATCCAACCGAAACCGGTTGGGCCGTTTCCAGCGTGATTGTCGGCTGTATTTTTGGCGCGCTGGCCGGCGGCAAGATCGCCGATCGCTGGGGGCGCAAAACGGCGCTGTTGATCATGGCGGCGATTTTTATCGTCTCTGCGCTTGGCTCCGGGCTGGCGGAAAGCTTCACCGCCTTCTCCGTCTCGCGTATTCTTTGCGGTTTCGCTGTCGGCATGGCGGGCACCGCATCGCCCATGTATATGTCAGAGCTCTCCCCAGCAGCTATCCGCGGCAAAGCGTTGGGCATTTACAACATCTCAATCGTGCTTGGTCAGGTAATTGTTTTTATTGTGAATTTCATGATTGGCAAAGCAATGACGGAAACGCTTTTGGTAGAGCATGGCTGGCGCACGATGCTGCTCACCCAACTGGTGCCTTCTATCGCTATGCTGGTGATCACGCTGTTTCTGCCGGAATCCCCTGCCTGGTGCGCCAGGAATAACAAAGGCGAGAAAAGATCGCTTCAGGTGTTGGCGCGGGTTTATCCCGGCTACAGCGCCAGCGAAGTTCGCGGTGTATTCGACACCATGCGCAGCCAAAAAACAGAGCCAGGCGAAGCGAAAAACCTCAGCCTGCGGGCATCGCCGGTATTGAAATACATTTTAATCGTCGGCTGCTGCATCGCCGTGCTTCAGCAATTTACCGGCGTTAACGTTATGAACTATTATGCGCCGCTGGTTCTGCAAAGCAGCGGCAGTGGCCCCAACACGGTGATGTTTCAAACGATCTTTATCGCCGTATGTAACGGGGTGGGCAGCGTCATCGGCATGATCCTGTTCGATCGCCACGGCCGCTTGCCAATCATGAAAATCGGCACCATCGGATCAATCATTGGTCTACTGATCGCCTCCTATGGCTTGTATAACCATGACACCGGTTATATCACCATCTTCGGCATGCTGTTCTTTATGCTGCTGTTCGCCGCCAGTTGGAGCGTGGGTTGCTGGGTGCTCATTTCTGAAATATTCCCGGAAAGAATCAAAGGCATTGGTATGGGGCTGGCGGTTAGCCTGATGTGGATCGCCAATTTTCTTATTTCGCAGTTTTTCCCGGTTATCAACGAGAACGCCTTTTTACAGGCCCAGTTCGGCGGGGCCTTCTCGATGTGGATATTCGTGGTCTTTAACCTGGTCTGCTACATCTTCATCGCCCGTTACGTGCCTGAAACCAAAGGCGTATCGTTGGAAGATATTGAACATATCGCCACGCTTAAACTGCAACAGCTGCGCGGCAAGCACGCTACCACCGCTGAATTAAAATAG
- the mltB gene encoding lytic murein transglycosylase B — protein sequence MRHLAALLPLITLLAACSSNPKPTIASPQTAAAKNEGFLLTPEHSVSPLSGDFAANPATERFIDKMVREHGFERQQLHDVLAQAKQLDWVLRLMDQQAPTALPPSGPNGAWLRYRGKFITPDNVQNGVVFWNQYQDALQRAQQIYGVPPEIIVGIIGVETRWGRVMGKTRIIDALATLAFAYPRRAEFFSSELETFLLMARAEQDDPLDLRGSYAGAMGYGQFMPSSFKNYAVDFNGDGHINLWDPVDAIGSVASYFKAHGWQPGAGVAVAANGQAPGLANGFKTRYNVAALREASLTPQSPLAGEQEVSLLRLDMGSSYQYWFGLPNFYVITRYNHSTHYAMAVWQLGEAVSRAARGVN from the coding sequence ATGCGTCACCTGGCTGCTCTTTTACCTTTGATCACCTTGCTGGCTGCCTGCAGCAGCAATCCAAAACCAACTATCGCCTCCCCGCAAACGGCGGCGGCTAAAAATGAGGGCTTTCTGCTGACGCCAGAGCATAGTGTTAGCCCGCTGAGCGGGGATTTCGCCGCTAATCCGGCGACGGAACGCTTTATCGATAAAATGGTGCGGGAACATGGTTTTGAGCGCCAGCAACTGCACGACGTGCTGGCGCAGGCCAAGCAACTGGATTGGGTATTGCGCCTGATGGATCAGCAGGCGCCGACGGCGTTGCCGCCATCCGGCCCGAACGGCGCGTGGCTCCGCTATCGCGGCAAATTTATTACGCCGGATAATGTTCAAAACGGCGTAGTGTTCTGGAACCAGTATCAGGACGCCTTGCAGCGTGCCCAGCAAATATACGGGGTGCCGCCGGAAATTATCGTCGGCATTATTGGGGTGGAAACCCGCTGGGGGCGCGTGATGGGGAAAACGCGCATCATCGACGCTCTGGCGACTCTGGCCTTTGCTTACCCGCGCCGCGCCGAGTTTTTCAGCAGCGAGCTGGAAACATTCCTGTTAATGGCCCGTGCTGAGCAAGACGATCCGTTGGATCTGCGCGGCTCGTATGCCGGCGCCATGGGCTATGGGCAATTTATGCCTTCGTCATTCAAGAACTACGCGGTTGATTTTAACGGCGATGGCCATATCAACCTGTGGGATCCGGTGGATGCTATCGGCAGCGTGGCTAGCTACTTTAAAGCGCATGGCTGGCAGCCGGGTGCCGGCGTGGCGGTGGCCGCTAACGGCCAGGCGCCAGGGTTGGCAAACGGCTTTAAGACACGCTATAACGTTGCCGCCCTGCGTGAGGCCAGTTTAACCCCGCAGAGCCCGCTGGCCGGGGAGCAAGAGGTGAGCCTGCTGCGCCTTGATATGGGCAGCAGCTATCAATATTGGTTTGGCTTGCCGAACTTCTATGTGATTACCCGCTATAACCACAGTACCCACTACGCCATGGCGGTATGGCAACTGGGCGAGGCAGTCAGCCGCGCCGCCCGCGGGGTGAACTGA